A region of the Lysobacter sp. K5869 genome:
GCCGCCGCCGCGATTACGAGCGCAGCGGCGCCGGCGCCCAGCCCGGCGGCCTGCGCGATGCGCTGGCCACGCTGGCGCGGCAAGGCGTCAGCGCCGAGGAAGTCGCCGCGCTGCTGCCGCGGCTGCGGATCGAGCCGGTGTTCACCGCGCATCCCACCGAAGCGGTGCGGCGCGCGCTGTTGGAGAAAGAGCGGACTATCGTCGGCTGCTTGGTCGACGACATCGACCGCGGCCGCACCCCGGCCGAACGCCGCGCCGACCGCGAACGCATCCGTCTGGCGCTGACCGCGAGTTGGCAGACCGCCGAGGCGCCGGCGGCCAAGCCCAGCGTCGCCGACGAATTCGAGCACGTGGGCTTCTATCTTTCCGACGTGCTCTACCGCGTGCTGCCGGTCTATTACGAAGTGTTCGAGGAAGCGCTGCGCGAAACCTACGGCGACGCGCCCGCGTTGCCGGACGTGCTCGGTTTCGGCACGTGGGTCGGCGGCGACATGGACGGCAATCCCAACGTCGGCGCCGACACCATTGCCGCGACCCTGGCCGGCCAGCGCGCGCTGGTGTTGGCCGCGTACCGCCGCGACTTGGCTTCGCTGGCCGAACTGCTGAGCCAATCGGTGCACCGCGTGCGCGTCGACGACGCGGTGCTGGCGCGGGTCGAGGATTACCGCTACCTGCTGCCCAAGGCCGCCGCGCTGCTCAAGCCGCGCCACGCCGACATGCCGTACCGCAACCTGCTCAATCTGATGTCGGCGCGCTTGCAGGCGACGCTGGACGAAAGCGTGCACGGTTATCCCGACGCCGCCGCGTTCCTGGCCGACATCGTGCTGATCGAACGCAGCCTCGCCGCGCATCAGGGCGCGCGCGCCGGCGGCTTCGCGGTGCGGCGCCTGCGCCGGCGCGCGGGATGCTTCGGCTTCCATCTGGCCGGGCTGGATCTGCGCCAGGATTCGGCGACTCACGACGCGGCTTTGGCTGCGCTGCTCGATCAACCCGATTGGGCGACGCTCGATGTCGCCGCGCGCGCCGCGCGCCTGCACCGGTTGCTCGACGGCGACGCGCCGCCCGCGCGCGCCGCCGCGACCGCCGCGCAACCGACGCTGGAAGTGTTCCGCGCGGTGGCGCGATTGCGCCCGCGCTTCGGCGAGCGCGCGTTCGGCCCCTACATCGTCAGCATGAGCCGCAGCGCCGCCGACGCGCTGGCGGTGCTGGCGCTGGCGCGCACCGCCGGCTGCGCCGACGACAAGGGCCGGGTGCCGTTGGACGTGGCGCCGCTGTTCGAAACCGTCGACGACCTCGACGCCGCCGCCGACACGCTGCGGGCCTTGTTCGCCGATCCCGTCTACCGCGGCCACCTGCGCGCGCGCGGCGACCGCCAAGTGGTGATGCTGGGTTACTCCGACAGCGCCAAGGACGGCGGCATGGTCGCCTCGCGCTGGGCCTTGCAGCAGACCCAGATCGCGCTGACCGCGCTGGCCGCCGACAGCGGCGTGCGCATCGCTTTCTTCCACGGCCGCGGCGGCTCGATCAGCCGCGGCGGCGGCAAGACCGAGCGCGCGGTGATCGCCGCGCCGCGCGGTTCGGTCGACGGCTATCTGCGTTTGACCGAGCAGGGCGAGGTGATCCACCGCAAGTACGGCATCCGCGCGCTGGCGCTGCGCAACCTGGAGCAAACCAGCGGCGCGGTGCTGCGCGCGACCTTGCGCCCGCGCGCGCCGGAGCCGCGCGAGGCCGGCTGGCGGCGCATCGCCGGCGAACTCGCGCACGACGCGCGCGCGCACTACCGCGCGCTGGTGCACGAGGATCCGCAGTTCCCGGCCTACTTCCGCGCGGCCACGCCGATCGACGTGATCGAGCGCCTGCGCATCGGCTCGCGTCCGGCCAAGCGCGCCGGTACCGGCGACATCTCCTCGCTGCGCGCGATCCCGTGGGTGTTCGCGTGGTCGCAGAACCGCGCCGGGCTGACCGCGTGGTACGGCGTAGGCACCGGGCTCGCGCGCGCGCTCGACGAACACGGCCGCGAAGCGCTGGCGGAGATGGCGCGCGACTGGCCGTTCTTCGGCACCCTGATCGACGATCTGGAAATGGTGCTGGCCAAGTCCGACCCGGCGATCTTCGAGCGCTACTCGCTGCTCGCTTCGCAGTTGCCGGACGGCGACCTGCACGCGCGCTTCCATCCCGGCATCGCCGCCGAATTCGAGCGCACCCGCGCCGCGGTGCTGACGATCAAGGGCAGCGACGAATTGCTGCGCGGCGATCACCGCCTGCGCCAGTCGATCCGGCTGCGCAATCCCTACGTCGATCCGATCAGCTTGCTGCAAGTGGATTTGCTGGCGCGCTGGCGCGCGGCGGACCGGCCCGACGACGCCTTGCTGCAGGCCTTGGTGGCGACGGTCAACGGCATCGCGGCGGGCGTGCAGAACACCGGCTGAGCGCGGCTCGACGGCGCAATCGCGAACGGCGCGCTTCGGCGCGCCGTTTTCGTATGCGCGATCGAGCGATGTAGGAGCGGCGTAAGCCGCGACCGCGAACCCGCACGAGCCAGCGTCACCGTTCCTGGGCGGTCTGTATTCGACACCCGGAGCGTAGCGCCGGCTTTTTGGTTTGCGCGGTCGCGGCTTGCGCCGCTCCTACAGGTAGGCCATGCGGGTACGGAGGCGGTTGTTCTGCATGAAACCCCTGTAGGAGCGGCGCAAGCCGCGACCGCGCCACCCCAATTTCCGGCGCACGCCGCAAGACCGCCTTCATCCGCCCTCTCATCTGATACTATCCCCCAGTATCCAGCACCACCCGCCCGGAGGCCGCCATGCCCCACACCCCCGCCGAAAAAAAGCGCGTCCTTACCCGCGTGCGCCGCATCAAAGGCCAGACCGACGCGCTCGAACGCGCGCTGGAAGCCGGCAGCGAATGCGCGGCGGTGCTGCAGCAGATCGCGGCGATCCGCGGCGCGGTCAACGGGCTGATGTCGGAAGTGCTGGAAAGCCATATCCGCGAGGAGCTCGGCCAAGCCGTCGCAGACCGCGGACGCGAGGCCAGCATCGACGAGATCGCCGCGTTGGTGCGCTCGTATCTGAAGTAATCGTTCGCCACCCTACGACCGCGGCCGCGCGCCGCGGCCGCTTCCCTCCCGCCACACGGGACGCCACAGGAGAGAGTTTGCCCATGAGCCGGGTCATCAAAAGCCGCGCCGCCGTCGCCTTCGCCGCCGGCGAACCGCTCAAGATCGTCGAGATCGACGTGCAGCCGCCGAAAGCCGGCGAAGTGCTGGTGCGCATCCACGCCACCGGCGTTTGCCACACCGACGCCTTCACCCTCAGCGGCGACGACCCCGAGGGTCTGTTCCCGGCCGTGCTCGGCCACGAGGGCGGCGGCGTGGTGGTCGAAGTCGGAGAGGGCGTCACCGGCCTGAAGCCGGGCGATCACGTGATTCCGCTGTACACGGCCGAATGCCGCCAGTGCAAGTTCTGTCTCTCGGGCAAGACCAATCTGTGTCAGGCCGTGCGCGCCACGCAAGGCAAGGGCCTGATGCCCGACGGCACCACGCGTTTCAGCTACGAAGGTCAGCCGATCTACCACTACATGGGCTGCAGCACCTTCAGCGAATACACGGTCGTGCCGGAAATCTCGCTCGCCGTGGTCAATCCCGAGGCGCCGCTGGAGAAGGTCTGCCTGCTCGGTTGCGGCGTCACCACCGGCATCGGCGCGGTCCACAACACCGCCAAGGTGCAGCCGGGCGACACGGTCGCGGTGTTCGGCCTCGGCGGCATCGGCCTGGCGGTGATTCAAGGCGCGGTGCAGGCCAAGGCCGGGCGCATCATCGGCGTCGACACCAACGCCTCGAAGTTCGAGCTGGCCAAGAAGATGGGCGCGACCGACTGCGTCAATCCGAAGGATTCCGAACGCCCGATCCAGGACGTGCTGGTCGAGATGACCGACGGCGGCGTGGATTTCAGCTTCGAGTGCATCGGCAACGTCGAGGTGATGCGTTCGGCGCTGGAGTGCTGCCACAAGGGCTGGGGCGAGTCGGTCATCATCGGCGTCGCCGGTGCGGGACAGGAGATCAAGACGCGTCCGTTCCAACTGGTGACCGGTCGCGTGTGGCGCGGCACCGCGTTCGGCGGGGTCAAGGGCCGCACCCAGCTGCCGGGCATGGTCGAGCAGGCGATGAAGGGCGAGATCGATTTGGATCCGTTCATCACCCATACCTTGCCGCTGGAGCGGATCAACGAGGCCTTCGATTTGATGCACGAGGGCAAGTCGATTCGCACGGTGATCCACTACTGAGGGGCGCCCTCGCCCTGGCCCGAACGCATAGCGTTCGGGCGTTCGGCGCAGCGCCTCACCCCGCTTGCGGGAGCAGGTGCCCGAAGGGCGAACGAGGGCAAGGACCTACGAGGCGCGCATGGAAAAAATCGAATCCCACGGCTGCTTCGGCGGCCGCCAGCAAGTCTGGAGCCACACCGCCACCACGCTGGGCTGCGCGATGCGCTTCGGCGTGTATCTGCCGCCTCAGGCCGAGAGCGGCGATTGCCCGGTGCTGTACTGGCTCTCGGGCCTGACCTGCACCGAGCAGAACTTCATCACCAAGGCTGGCGCGCAGCGGTACGCGGCCGAGCACGGGGTGATCCTGGTGACGCCGGACACCAGCCCGCGCGGCGAGGGCATTCCCGATGCCGAAGGCTACGACCTGGGCATCGGCGCGGGCTTCTATCTCAATGCGACCCGGCCGAAGTGGGCGGGGCATTACCGCATGTACGACTACGTGGTCGACGAGTTGCCGGCGCTGGTGGACGCGCATTTTCCGACCACCAGCGCGCGCGCGATCAGCGGGCATTCGATGGGCGGGCACGGCGCGTTGACCATCGCGCTGAAGAATCCGGGACGTTATCGCAGCGTGTCGGCGTTCTCGCCGATCGCCGCGCCGTCGCAGTCGCCGTGGGGCGAGAAGGCGTTCGGCGCGTACCTGGGCGAGGATCGCGAGGCCTGGGCGCAGTGGGATGCGACCGCGCTGGTGGCGGGGGCACAGGAGCGCTTGCCGCTGTTGATCGATCAGGGTGGCGACGACGAATTCTTGGCGACGCAGCTCAAGCCGGAATTGCTGCGCGCGGCGTGCGAGGCGGCGGGGCATCCGCTGCAGCTGCGGGTGCGGCCGGGGTACGACCACAGCTATTACTTCATCTCGACGTTCATCGGCGAGCACATCGCGCATCACGCCAGGGCGTTGCACGGCTGAGGCGGGCGGCTGGTTTCGTCGCAGGCGCGGTGTCGCGGTCGCGACTCGTGTCGCTCCTACAGCGGCTTCGGCGGTTGCGCGATCCGATTGTAGGAGCTGCGCGAGCTGCGACCGCGGGGTCGCAGCTCGCGTCGTGGGTTTCGTCGTAGCTGCATTGGCGCGGTCGCGGCTTACGCCGCTCCTACACGGGCTTCGGTGGTTGCGCGATCCGATTGTAGGAGCTGCGCGAGCTGCGACCGCAGGGTCGCCGCTCGCGTCGTGGGTTTCGTCGTAGCTGCATTGCCGCGGTCGCGGCTTGCGCCGCTCCTACAGGGGCGGCGGCTACGGTGCGACGGTTTGAGACGCCGCGCGACTTACGACTTCTTGACCGGCGGCGGCATCGCCTTCGCGCTGACCTTGTTGCCTTCGGCCAACAACGCGTTCGGCGCCAGCACCACGGTGTCGCCCGGCGCGATTCCGGTCAGCACTTCGATCTCGTTGCCGAGGTTGCGGCCCAAGGTCACGTCGCGATACGCCAGGGTCGAACCCTGCGTGACTGTGGCGATCTGCGTACCCGCGGCGCGTTGGACCACGGTCGAGACCGGCAGCATCACCGCCGGCGCCGCGCGCGGCAGGT
Encoded here:
- the fghA gene encoding S-formylglutathione hydrolase, whose product is MEKIESHGCFGGRQQVWSHTATTLGCAMRFGVYLPPQAESGDCPVLYWLSGLTCTEQNFITKAGAQRYAAEHGVILVTPDTSPRGEGIPDAEGYDLGIGAGFYLNATRPKWAGHYRMYDYVVDELPALVDAHFPTTSARAISGHSMGGHGALTIALKNPGRYRSVSAFSPIAAPSQSPWGEKAFGAYLGEDREAWAQWDATALVAGAQERLPLLIDQGGDDEFLATQLKPELLRAACEAAGHPLQLRVRPGYDHSYYFISTFIGEHIAHHARALHG
- the frmR gene encoding formaldehyde-responsive transcriptional repressor FrmR, producing the protein MPHTPAEKKRVLTRVRRIKGQTDALERALEAGSECAAVLQQIAAIRGAVNGLMSEVLESHIREELGQAVADRGREASIDEIAALVRSYLK
- the ppc gene encoding phosphoenolpyruvate carboxylase, coding for MTDTSDSPLRATEQFAERAADFAPTDALLREDVKTLGALVGEILAEQRGDGFLDAVERLRRAAIRRREAGEPVDALAAALADIDLEQAADLVRAFATYFQAVNLAERVHRIRRRRDYERSGAGAQPGGLRDALATLARQGVSAEEVAALLPRLRIEPVFTAHPTEAVRRALLEKERTIVGCLVDDIDRGRTPAERRADRERIRLALTASWQTAEAPAAKPSVADEFEHVGFYLSDVLYRVLPVYYEVFEEALRETYGDAPALPDVLGFGTWVGGDMDGNPNVGADTIAATLAGQRALVLAAYRRDLASLAELLSQSVHRVRVDDAVLARVEDYRYLLPKAAALLKPRHADMPYRNLLNLMSARLQATLDESVHGYPDAAAFLADIVLIERSLAAHQGARAGGFAVRRLRRRAGCFGFHLAGLDLRQDSATHDAALAALLDQPDWATLDVAARAARLHRLLDGDAPPARAAATAAQPTLEVFRAVARLRPRFGERAFGPYIVSMSRSAADALAVLALARTAGCADDKGRVPLDVAPLFETVDDLDAAADTLRALFADPVYRGHLRARGDRQVVMLGYSDSAKDGGMVASRWALQQTQIALTALAADSGVRIAFFHGRGGSISRGGGKTERAVIAAPRGSVDGYLRLTEQGEVIHRKYGIRALALRNLEQTSGAVLRATLRPRAPEPREAGWRRIAGELAHDARAHYRALVHEDPQFPAYFRAATPIDVIERLRIGSRPAKRAGTGDISSLRAIPWVFAWSQNRAGLTAWYGVGTGLARALDEHGREALAEMARDWPFFGTLIDDLEMVLAKSDPAIFERYSLLASQLPDGDLHARFHPGIAAEFERTRAAVLTIKGSDELLRGDHRLRQSIRLRNPYVDPISLLQVDLLARWRAADRPDDALLQALVATVNGIAAGVQNTG
- a CDS encoding S-(hydroxymethyl)glutathione dehydrogenase/class III alcohol dehydrogenase, yielding MKSRAAVAFAAGEPLKIVEIDVQPPKAGEVLVRIHATGVCHTDAFTLSGDDPEGLFPAVLGHEGGGVVVEVGEGVTGLKPGDHVIPLYTAECRQCKFCLSGKTNLCQAVRATQGKGLMPDGTTRFSYEGQPIYHYMGCSTFSEYTVVPEISLAVVNPEAPLEKVCLLGCGVTTGIGAVHNTAKVQPGDTVAVFGLGGIGLAVIQGAVQAKAGRIIGVDTNASKFELAKKMGATDCVNPKDSERPIQDVLVEMTDGGVDFSFECIGNVEVMRSALECCHKGWGESVIIGVAGAGQEIKTRPFQLVTGRVWRGTAFGGVKGRTQLPGMVEQAMKGEIDLDPFITHTLPLERINEAFDLMHEGKSIRTVIHY